The DNA window ATCCCGAAGAACAGATTTGGTTTGCCAAGCTGCATGAATGCATCTTTATTTTGCCACTCAGGCTGAGCAATGATACCAACGCGGAAACCTTGAGCTTCTAACAGACGACCAATGATAGCCATACCAAAGCTCGGGTGATCGACATAGGCATCCCCGGTAACAATGATAATGTCACAGCTATCCCATCCTAGGGCATCCATCTCTTTGCGGCTGGTCGGCAAGAAGGGTGCCGTACCAAAACACTCGGCCCAGTATTTTTTGTACTCATGAATAGGAGTGATGTTGTTGGTCATATTTTGCTCTCTGTTCCAGGGAGCGCGAATTATAGCGATTTGATGATCAGGTATCTATACCAAACTTGTCTATTCAAGCTTAGTTCATCGAGATTTATTTGGATCGCTGAACGTTGAGTAAAACATTGATGATTTTTTATCTCATATCACCTTGAAAGGCTTATGGTTATTAAGGTTTCGACGAGCCTATGGTGGTTTGGTGATGGGTGATTTGCTATTATCGCCATCCCAAACGACTTAGAGCTTGCACTCAACATGATTCAACAATTGCTGGTTACCTTTCCACCTATGTTATTTGGCGCGCAGGCGCTGCTGACTTTACTGTTAATCAAGGGCGATATCTGTCCTGGGCAGCGGGGTCGTCTTCATAAAATGTTACCTGCTATCGGTGTAATGTGGCTGGCAGTCGCATCACTTCGTATTGAAGCCTTTATGGTCGTGTTTGCCATTTTCTATTTCTACTCTCAGGTTCAGACTAAGAAAACGCGTGAGAAAGGACCACTTTGGGTACTGCACTTAGCCAATGGCCTGGCATTCGCCTATGTTGTTATCCAAATTTTTGAACAGCCTAACTGGCCGGCAGCCGCTGCTATGGCACTCATGATTTTTTTCTTAGGGGCGTCTTTTTCTCAGTTGCTACTTACGATTGCACGCAGCCGATTGCAAGCTTTTCACCGGATTTTACCTGTGACAGGCATTATCTCCGGGATGCTATTAGTGATCGCAACGCTGTTTTCGTCATACCAGCTTGATGAAGTGGCTTTAAGGGCGGCAACTCAGCCGATACTGATAGCCTTAGTTATGTTGGTCTCTTCGATTGTCGCTTGGTGCTGGCATATCTTTACTCATAAAGCACCGACAAAACTGCAGCTGACCATTGCTTTTCTGCTCGCTCTTGCTTCCATGACCAGCCTACAAAGTCTGTTTACGCTGACAGCCTAACATCTCGAAGTGGGTTCATGATTTCCAATGGACTCACTGTAAAATCGCGAAATTAAGTCTACCCTGTATATATAACCGAGCATCTGAGGTTATAGGTGTAATAAAAAGGAGTGTCGCGATGGATTTAAGCAACGTAGGTAATCTGGATAGCACTATTCTGTTAGGCATCGTCAACGAAAAACTACGCTTAGAGTGTGACAGTTTTGATGAGCTGGTGTCGACATACGAAATGGATACAGAGTCGGTAGTAGGTAAGTTGGATATGCTTGGCTACCAGTACGACCCTCTCACAAATCAGTTCAAAGCGTACTAATAATAACCTCAGCCCAGGATAATTTAAGCCAGTCAGCACAGCTCTTTTAGCGCCTAACAGCGTTAAAATCACCGCAATAGACTCGCTATTGACTTATGATTTTGCCTTGTTATCCATCTAAAATAGCAGCGCTGACTCACAAGCTTAATTAATTGTGTGAAACTTCGAGTTCTTTGGACTTTCTTATCCCGAGCTGAGGTTAATAAAGTTTGTACGCTGCGTTTCATTTATCATCAAATTTAAGCCATCTTGATTCCTTCAAGGTGGCTTTTGCATTGCTGCTTAGCGGTGGCAAAGAAAGCTTGTAAATAACGTTTATCCTTCTCAGAGTTACGAACCGCAGCAAACAGACGACGCCATAAGCCGTTGCCAAACGGTTTACTAGTAATCAGCCCTTGGCGTGAGAACTCCGAAATTGCCCAGTTTGGCAGTGCTGCCACACCTAATCCTGCGGATACCATTTGTACCAGCATTAACGTATTGTCTGCCTGTTTCCACTTTGCAGGCTCCACTCCTGCAGGTTGTAAGAAATGTTTCACCACGTCCAGACGTTGTTTTTGCACCGGATAAGAAAGCATGGTCTGGTCAGCCAGATCGTTTGGCTCAATAAGCGCTTTATCAGCCAGAGGATGAGTTGTAGCAGTGATCAGGCGCATTTCAAAATCAAACAATGGCTCGTAATGCACTTCTGAGCGTGGCTGAATATCGGAAGTAATGACGAGATCCAGTTCTCCGGCGAGCAGGGCGGGTAACGGTTCGAAGCCGAAGCCGGATGAAAAGTCCAGTGTCACACTTGGCCATGCGAGCTGATACTCTTTAATGGCCGGCATCAGCCACTGGAAGCAGGAGTGACACTCGATAGCCATGTGTAATCGGCCATTGACGTCTTCCTTCAGACTTGCCAGTTCATTCTCCGCCTTTGCCAGTTTGGGCAAGATATCTTCTGCCAGACGCAACAGAATCTCTCCTTCCGACGTGAACTTGACCGGACGGGTTTTTCTGAGGAATAGCTGCCCGCCAATACGAGATTCGAGATCTTTGATTTGGTGTGAGAGCGCCGATTGCGTTAAGTGCAACGCGGTAGCCGTTGCTGTCAATGAGCCAGTGTCTCTAAGCGAGGTGATGGTACGCAAATGTTTTAGCTCTATCATGAATCTCTTTCATCCTTTAATGCTCACCATGAACTTTACTTAACTTAACTCTAAATTGTGGATATGTAAACGTCTAGACGTCCACTATTTAAGATCTAGGATTATTTCGCCTTCCCCCCTTCATTATGAATTTTTTTAATAAACAAGTTGAATATTTGAACCTTGCTCAATTTTGTACAGAGAGAGATAGTTTAGCCATCCAGACATCTTAATGATTTGTTTTAGATGTTCTGACCCAAACAAACTGAATAAGGAACAGGGAAATGGCAACAATAACTCACATACTTGGCTATCCGCGCATCGGGGAAAAGCGTGAACTGAAATTTGCATTAGAAAAATACTGGCGCGGTGAGATTGATCAGGCTCAGCTGAAACAAGTTGGATCGGACTTACGAGCGAAGAACTGGCAAGTCCAGTCTGATGCGGGTCTTGGCTTTGCAACTGCTGGCGACTTTGCCTGGTACGATCACGTCCTTACAACAACGCTGCTGTTGGGGCATGTACCCAAGCGACATGATACTGGTTTCCCTGACTTGGACACGTTATTTAAAGTGGGGCGCGGTCAGTCTCAGGCTGGTTGTGGCTGCTCTGGTTCTGCGGCTTCTGATATGACGAAGTGGTTCAATACTAACTATCACTATATCGTTCCGGAATTCAGTAAAAGTGATACGTTTGAAGTGAGCTGGCCTCAGCTGTTTGAAGAAGTGAACGAGGCGTTGAAAGCAGGGCACAAGGTGAAGCCCGTTCTGTTAGGTCCACTCAGCTACCTATACTTGGGTAAAGAGGTTGAAGAGGGCTTTGATCGACTCACATTACTACCAAGATTGCTCACGGCGTATCAGGCTATTTTAGCTAAGCTGGCCAGTCAGGGCGTTGAATGGGTGCAAATCGATGAGCCGATTCTTTCGCTTGAGCTGGAAAGTGAATGGGCAGACGCGTTTAAACTCGCTTACCAGGTGATCCGAAGTGACGTTAAAGTTCTGCTGACCACTTATTTCGACTCAGTCACGGACACGTTAAACAAAATAGTTCAGTTACCGGTTGACGGTTTACATGTGGATTTATCAGCGGCTCCTGAGCAGTTAGATGAGGTGGTAGCTAAGTTACCACAAGGCTGGGTTCTTTCTGCTGGTGTTGTAAACGGGCGTAATGTTTGGCGCTCTGATTTAAGCGCACAGCTAGAACGATTGCAGCCTGTCAAAGAGCAGTTAGGTGATAAGCTTTGGGTTGCGAGTTCATGTTCTTTACTGCACAGCCCAGTAGATCTTGATCTTGAAACAACGCTTAACGAAGAAGTGAGAAGCTGGTTTGCCTTTGCTAAGCAGAAAGTGACAGAAATTGCGCTATTGGGTAAAGCTTTAGATGGCGACCAAAATGCTATTCTGGCGTGTGATACTTACAGCCAACCAATTAAAGCGCGCAAAACAGCGACTCATGTTAATAAGCCTCAGGTGCAGGCGCGTATCAAGGGGATCACTGTGTCCCTTACACAGCGCAATGCGGCCTATGCAGAGCGTGCGGCTCATCAGGCAGAAGTGTTAGGGTTGCCTCTGTTACCAACCACAACCATTGGTTCATTCCCTCAGACTGGCGAGATCCGTGTTCAGCGAAGTGCCTACCGTTCAGGTCAGCTTTCTGAGTCTGATTATATTCAGGCGCTGAAAGGGCATATCGAAGATGCGGTGAAACGACAGGAAGCACTCGACTTAGATGTATTGGTACATGGCGAGGCAGAGCGAAATGACATGGTGGAATACTTCGCTGAGAATCTTGCCGGTTTCCAGACGACCAAATTTGGTTGGGTACAGAGCTATGGTTCACGTTGTGTGAAACCAGCAATTGTGGTCGCGGATATCGAACGTGAAAAACCAATCACGGTTGAGTGGTCGACGTACGCCCAGTCTCTGACAAGTAAACAAATGAAAGGGATGCTGACAGGGCCGGTGACTATTTTATGTTGGACCTTCCCACGTGAAGACATTACCCAGAAGGAAATCGCACAACAATTGGCACTCGCACTTCGTGATGAGGTGTCGGATTTACAAGAAGCTGGTATCAACATTATTCAGATTGACGAGCCTGCGATACGTGAAGGCTTACCACTTAAACAGCGTGACCACAAAGCGTATTTAGACTGGGCGGTGAATGCATTCAAGATTTCGGCAGCAAGTGCAAAACCAGAAACTCAAATTCACACTCACATGTGTTACAGCGAGTTCAATGAAATCATCGATTCTGTTGCTGCACTGGATGCGGACGTGATTACGATAGAAACATCACGTTCGAATATGGAATTGCTCAAGGCGTTTGAAGAGTTTAATTACCCGAATGCAATAGGCCCTGGTGTGTACGATATTCACTCGCCAAACATACCGTCGGAAGAGTGGATTGAAGGTTTAATTAAGAAAGCGGCGCAAAAGATTCCGGTGCAGCGTTTATGGGTAAACCCGGATTGCGGATTGAAAACGCGCAACTGGGCAGAGACAGAAGCTGCATTAGCAAACTTAGTCTCCGCAGCGAAAAAGCTGCGTGCCGAACTGGAATAAATTGAATAACAGGTAAATAAAAAGCAGGGATTGAATCCCTGCTTTTTGCATCTTGGTTGTTTAGTTTTACTTAACCGGAGTTCGTGCTATATCGACTGACGATTATTAATGAGCGACTATGTTTAGAAGCTACTGTGCTTACTGGTTACAGGTTTGCTCAGAAATAAGTTCGTCTGCTACAAGCTGGCCGCGAGAGTTGCGAACCATAATGCGATACAGCAAACCCACCTCGAGCTGTTGTCGGATATCCGGCGTGTGGCAGTAGGTGTAGATGCTGGAACCAATCACCTGCTTTACCGGTTTTGCACCTAGAGCACCCTCGTTATAAATCATCATCATTTCTATAACATTTTTGTTAGAAGAAACTCGCATGATTTGCAGTGGTCCTTGCTCTAATGGTAACCCGGCAGAAAGCATGCCTGCGCGGTTAGATGCCATTAGTTCTAGCTCACGTTGTTTGTCACCGCTGGACGAACAACCCGCCAGAGCTCCGATTGCCAGGAAAAAACACAGTAATTTTTTCATAGATTAAAACACTTTTTTGAACGGTTTTACGATCACATTTTCGTAAACGCCGGCAGATACATAAGGGTCTTGCTCTGCCCACGCTTTCGCATCTTCCAAAGAATCAAACTCTGCTATGACAGTGGAGCCGGTAAATCCCGCTTCTCCCGGGTTATCAGAATCAATTGCTGGCATTGGACCTGCCGTCAAAAGGCGACCTTCGTCCTGAAGTTTTTGCAGGCGCTCAAGGTGTTGAGGGCGAACGCTCATGCGCTTTTCTAGTGAGTTCTCGATATCCTGAGAAAAGATGACGTACCACATAGCATAGTTCCTTAATTGGTCGGTTGATGTTCTCATTTAACGACTTTTTTGAGTCTCTCACAAGCTAACAGTCGGAATTGTGAGATTTTTCCTGCAATTAGAACACAAAGAAGCTATTTCGAAACCGGGCGAGGCTTACCTTCACTGTCGATTGCGACATAGTTAAAGGTAGCGTCACATACCATAAAGCGATCTTCGACGCCGTCTACTTTTACTGGTTTAACCCATACTTCCAGATCAACACTCATTGAGGTGCGGCCAATCTTGCTGCAAACGCCATAGCAACAGACAACATCACCAACGCTCACCGGTTTTTTAAAAGTAATACTGGACACAGATACGGTTACTACACGACCTGAGGAGATTTCTTTTGCGAGAATTGCGCCAGCTAAATCAAGCTGAGACATTATCCAGCCACCAAAGATGTCGCCGTTAGCGTTAGTGTCTGCAGGCATGGCGAGGGTACGAAGAAGAAGTTGGCCTTTTGGAGAGTTAAATTCTTGGCTCATTGTGACATCCTAAATCAGCAACTCTTAAAGAAGAGCAAAAATCAGTTGCAAATAATAACAAAACAGCGACCCGAAGGTCGCTGTTAATAATAGGATTATAACAAAGCTGAGATGTTATTCATCTACTGACACATCGGATGAGTTATTTTTCTCTTCTTTAGGTATGTATTTATATATGTAGAAACCTGTCGCGATCATAAAGG is part of the Vibrio sp. B1FLJ16 genome and encodes:
- a CDS encoding GspS/AspS pilotin family protein — its product is MKKLLCFFLAIGALAGCSSSGDKQRELELMASNRAGMLSAGLPLEQGPLQIMRVSSNKNVIEMMMIYNEGALGAKPVKQVIGSSIYTYCHTPDIRQQLEVGLLYRIMVRNSRGQLVADELISEQTCNQ
- the yciA gene encoding acyl-CoA thioester hydrolase YciA; the encoded protein is MSQEFNSPKGQLLLRTLAMPADTNANGDIFGGWIMSQLDLAGAILAKEISSGRVVTVSVSSITFKKPVSVGDVVCCYGVCSKIGRTSMSVDLEVWVKPVKVDGVEDRFMVCDATFNYVAIDSEGKPRPVSK
- a CDS encoding DUF4250 domain-containing protein; protein product: MDLSNVGNLDSTILLGIVNEKLRLECDSFDELVSTYEMDTESVVGKLDMLGYQYDPLTNQFKAY
- the metR gene encoding HTH-type transcriptional regulator MetR, with amino-acid sequence MIELKHLRTITSLRDTGSLTATATALHLTQSALSHQIKDLESRIGGQLFLRKTRPVKFTSEGEILLRLAEDILPKLAKAENELASLKEDVNGRLHMAIECHSCFQWLMPAIKEYQLAWPSVTLDFSSGFGFEPLPALLAGELDLVITSDIQPRSEVHYEPLFDFEMRLITATTHPLADKALIEPNDLADQTMLSYPVQKQRLDVVKHFLQPAGVEPAKWKQADNTLMLVQMVSAGLGVAALPNWAISEFSRQGLITSKPFGNGLWRRLFAAVRNSEKDKRYLQAFFATAKQQCKSHLEGIKMA
- the metE gene encoding 5-methyltetrahydropteroyltriglutamate--homocysteine S-methyltransferase, coding for MATITHILGYPRIGEKRELKFALEKYWRGEIDQAQLKQVGSDLRAKNWQVQSDAGLGFATAGDFAWYDHVLTTTLLLGHVPKRHDTGFPDLDTLFKVGRGQSQAGCGCSGSAASDMTKWFNTNYHYIVPEFSKSDTFEVSWPQLFEEVNEALKAGHKVKPVLLGPLSYLYLGKEVEEGFDRLTLLPRLLTAYQAILAKLASQGVEWVQIDEPILSLELESEWADAFKLAYQVIRSDVKVLLTTYFDSVTDTLNKIVQLPVDGLHVDLSAAPEQLDEVVAKLPQGWVLSAGVVNGRNVWRSDLSAQLERLQPVKEQLGDKLWVASSCSLLHSPVDLDLETTLNEEVRSWFAFAKQKVTEIALLGKALDGDQNAILACDTYSQPIKARKTATHVNKPQVQARIKGITVSLTQRNAAYAERAAHQAEVLGLPLLPTTTIGSFPQTGEIRVQRSAYRSGQLSESDYIQALKGHIEDAVKRQEALDLDVLVHGEAERNDMVEYFAENLAGFQTTKFGWVQSYGSRCVKPAIVVADIEREKPITVEWSTYAQSLTSKQMKGMLTGPVTILCWTFPREDITQKEIAQQLALALRDEVSDLQEAGINIIQIDEPAIREGLPLKQRDHKAYLDWAVNAFKISAASAKPETQIHTHMCYSEFNEIIDSVAALDADVITIETSRSNMELLKAFEEFNYPNAIGPGVYDIHSPNIPSEEWIEGLIKKAAQKIPVQRLWVNPDCGLKTRNWAETEAALANLVSAAKKLRAELE
- a CDS encoding YciI family protein is translated as MWYVIFSQDIENSLEKRMSVRPQHLERLQKLQDEGRLLTAGPMPAIDSDNPGEAGFTGSTVIAEFDSLEDAKAWAEQDPYVSAGVYENVIVKPFKKVF